A genomic stretch from Mastacembelus armatus chromosome 7, fMasArm1.2, whole genome shotgun sequence includes:
- the snai1b gene encoding snail family zinc finger 1b, whose product MPRSFLVKKYFSNKKPYHRESQLESQSAFVPESFPRAELPTQNNSSALTCYPTNPLFNNVDTLPAPLSPVTPVSLPPSPLGPLDLSSSPSSSSGEEEDDGGRTSDPPSPDIIQHIYHCLHCSKRYTSLSALSNHQMSHHQLSHCAPLQQTPPLSTEVSSRPAFHCKHCPKEYTSLGALKMHIRSHTLPCVCPTCGKAFSRPWLLRGHIRTHTGERPFACQHCNRAFADRSNLRAHLQTHSEVKKYQCGSCSRTFSRMSLLHKHNASGCCPAS is encoded by the exons ATGCCTCGGTCATTCCTTGTGAAGAAGTATTTTTCCAATAAGAAGCCATACCACAGGGAAAGCCAGTTGGAGAGCCAAAGTG CTTTTGTCCCAGAAAGCTTTCCACGGGCTGAACTTCCAACACAGAACAACAGCTCTGCACTGACCTGTTACCCCACCAACCCGCTTTTCAACAACGTGGACACCCTGCCTGCACCTCTATCCCCGGTCACCCCAGTGTCTCTGCCCCCTTCACCCCTTGGTCCCCTGGACCTAAGCAGTTCTCCTTCTAGCAGCAGTGGCGAGGAAGAGGACGATGGTGGACGTACTTCAGACCCCCCCAGTCCAGACATTATCCAGCACATCTACCACTGCCTGCACTGCAGTAAGCGCTACACCAGCCTCTCTGCACTGTCTAACCATCAGATGTCCCATCATCAGCTGTCCCACTGTGCACCGCTGCAGCAGACACCTCCTTTGTCCACTGAGGTGTCTTCACGCCCAGCCTTCCACTGCAAACACTGCCCCAAGGAGTACACCAGCCTGGGAGCGCTGAAAATGCACATTCGCTCACACACACTGCCTTGTGTGTGTCCCACCTGTGGCAAGGCCTTTTCCAGACCATGGCTGCTCCGGGGACACAttcgcacacacacag GAGAGCGGCCCTTTGCTTGTCAACACTGTAACCGGGCCTTTGCTGATCGCTCCAACCTTCGTGCCCACTTGCAGACCCACTCTGAAGTGAAGAAATACCAGTGTGGCTCCTGTTCTCGGACCTTCAGCCGCATGTccctgctgcacaaacacaatgccTCTGGATGCTGCCCTGCCTCATAG